A window of Littorina saxatilis isolate snail1 linkage group LG7, US_GU_Lsax_2.0, whole genome shotgun sequence contains these coding sequences:
- the LOC138970890 gene encoding probable splicing factor, arginine/serine-rich 6 isoform X1 — protein MSRHRSSSVEGKVYVGDLPPDASEKEIERAFNYYGHLRNVWVARNPPGFAFVEFEDYRDAEDAVRALDGTVVCGNRVRVESSTGKVRPKPWLRGGSGGSGGSSRGPPRSRKAFNPDDRCYECGDRGHYAYDCYKHRRGGRRSSRRSRSRSYSRSRSRSRSRSRGRRHSRSRSRSPTRSKSRSRSRTPAERRHSRSRSHSASRRRESPEAAHNSDN, from the exons ATGTCCAGACACCGCAGTTCCAGCGTTGAAGGCAAGGTTTACGTGGGTGATCTTCCTCCAGATGCATCAGAAAAAGAGATTGAGAGGGCCTTCAACTATTATGGACACCTGCGTAACGTGTGGGTAGCCCGCAATCCTCCAGGCTTTGCTTTTGTGGAATTTGAAGACTACAGAGATGCAGAGGATGCCGTGCGGGCATTGGATGGAAC aGTGGTTTGTGGGAACAGAGTGCGTGTAGAGAGCTCCACAGGCAAGGTTCGGCCCAAACCCTGGCTGAGGGGTGGCTCGGGTGGCTCGGGTGGCTCAAGTCGTGGGCCTCCACGCTCTCGCAAGGCTTTCAATCCTGACGACCGCTGCTATGAGTGTGGCGACCGCGGACACTACGCCTACGATTGTTACAAACATCGCAGGGGTGGCCGCAGATCCTCTCGCAG GTCCCGATCACGGTCTTACAGTCGTTCCCGATCCCGCAGCCGATCAAGGTCCCGAGGTCGCCGCCACTCCCGCAGCCGATCTCGCAGCCCCACTCGCAGCAAGAGCAGGAGCCGCAGCAG GACCCCTGCTGAGCGCAGACATTCCCGATCTCGCTCTCACTCTGCATCCAGGAGGAGAGAATCCCCCGAAGCAGCCCACAACAGCGACaactga
- the LOC138970890 gene encoding serine/arginine-rich splicing factor 7-like isoform X2, which produces MSRHRSSSVEGKVYVGDLPPDASEKEIERAFNYYGHLRNVWVARNPPGFAFVEFEDYRDAEDAVRALDGTVVCGNRVRVESSTGKVRPKPWLRGGSGGSGGSSRGPPRSRKAFNPDDRCYECGDRGHYAYDCYKHRRGGRRSSRSRSRSRSRSRSRGRRHSRSRSRSPTRSKSRSRSRTPAERRHSRSRSHSASRRRESPEAAHNSDN; this is translated from the exons ATGTCCAGACACCGCAGTTCCAGCGTTGAAGGCAAGGTTTACGTGGGTGATCTTCCTCCAGATGCATCAGAAAAAGAGATTGAGAGGGCCTTCAACTATTATGGACACCTGCGTAACGTGTGGGTAGCCCGCAATCCTCCAGGCTTTGCTTTTGTGGAATTTGAAGACTACAGAGATGCAGAGGATGCCGTGCGGGCATTGGATGGAAC aGTGGTTTGTGGGAACAGAGTGCGTGTAGAGAGCTCCACAGGCAAGGTTCGGCCCAAACCCTGGCTGAGGGGTGGCTCGGGTGGCTCGGGTGGCTCAAGTCGTGGGCCTCCACGCTCTCGCAAGGCTTTCAATCCTGACGACCGCTGCTATGAGTGTGGCGACCGCGGACACTACGCCTACGATTGTTACAAACATCGCAGGGGTGGCCGCAGATCCTCTCGCAG TCGTTCCCGATCCCGCAGCCGATCAAGGTCCCGAGGTCGCCGCCACTCCCGCAGCCGATCTCGCAGCCCCACTCGCAGCAAGAGCAGGAGCCGCAGCAG GACCCCTGCTGAGCGCAGACATTCCCGATCTCGCTCTCACTCTGCATCCAGGAGGAGAGAATCCCCCGAAGCAGCCCACAACAGCGACaactga